DNA from Halofilum ochraceum:
CCGCAAGGTCCTGGGGATGCGCGAGGGCATCGAGCGCGGCGAATCCCTGTCGCGCACCGCACAACGCACGGAAGTCTTCACCCCGCTGGTCATCCAGATGATCAGCGTCGGCGAAGAGAGCGGCCGCCTCGACGAAATGATCGACGAGGTCGCCGATTTCTACGAGCGCGAGGTCGATTACGACGTCCAGAACCTCGGCTCCCTCGTCGAACCGATCCTCACCATCGGTGTCGCCATCCTCGTATTCCTGCTGGCCCTGGGCATCTTCCTGCCCATGTGGGATCTCGGCGCGGTGCAGCTCGGTGGATGATGACGAGCGCGCCCACGCAGCCAAAGGATGGACCCGCCATTGCGAACGCAGCCACCGCTGCGAAGAGCCAGACGCGACGCGGCAGGAATCAATCCAGGCCACTCCGCCATGCACAAACCGGCCTCTCCATCCTCGAATTCACCCTCGTGGTCAGCATCTTCAGCGTCCTGATCGTCTTCGCGGCCAACCGCATCACGGAACTGCGCGTTGACCTCGAGCGCGCGGCCGTCGAACATACGCTCTCCGGCATGCGCAGCGCGCTCGCCCTGAAATTCTCCGAACTCCTGATCCAGAGCGAGCGTGAGCGTATCCGCGAATGGGCCGGCGGCAACCCGCTGGAACTCTTCGAAAGCCGCAAAGCGCTGGAAGCCGAAGCCGGCGCGGACCCCGGACCGGGCGACTGGCATTACGACCGCGAACGCGGCGAAGTCGTCTACCGGCCCGCCTACCCGAATGCCCTGACCGGCGACCCGGATGCGGTGGGTCGCTGGCGAGTGACCGTACGCGGTGAAGAACAACCGAACGGCCTCGAGCTGGTGGCGATCGAACCGCTGCCCGGCATCGGCCGCGCCCAAGGGGGATAAAAAACCAATGGATGAAACGACCGCCCTGCTCGTGAGCGCGGCCTTCGCCATACTCGCCGCCCTGCTTGCGCTGACCGCGCTGCTGGGCGCCGCCGTCGCCATCAAGCCGGATCTGCTCCCGCGCCTGCGCGCCGCCGCCGATCGGCGCTACTCCATGCGCCGCGTGACCCGCCCGCTGGACGTGCCGCGCAATATCGATCGAATCCTCTACCGTCACCACAAGCTCTATGGCGTTTTCGTGGTCGCGCTCGCGATCTTCCTGCTGTATTTTCTGGCGTTTGGCGAGCAGCGGCCGTTCTGGCGCGAACTCTTCCCGCCGGATTACCGCGAAGTGGCGTCCATCGTGGCGGATGTGGCACGACTCGTGCTTTGGTTATTCACGGTGTTCGCGCTCATGATCGGTACGATCGTGTTCGTTCGTCCGAGCGCGCTCAAGCGGCTGGAAAGCCGGGCCAACCAGTGGGCCACGCCCCGCCGCGCGACCCGCGATCTGGACCGCGAGTACCGCTGGCTCGATGAACGGCTGGGACGGCGACCCCGTCTCTGGGGTACGGTGACCCTCTTATTGAGCCTGACCTGCCTGATCGCACTGCTCGTGCAATGGCAGGCATCCGGCTTGGCCGGCTGAAACAACGACAAGATCCGATCGCACCGCGACCGGTTTGTCACAATCTGACAGGGAAGGTAGCGCACCGCTGCGGCGGTGACGCCCGCAGGCAAAGCGGATACACGGGCTGCGGCCCAACGCAAAGAGAGGAGAAAACATCATGATGAACAAACAACAGGGTTTCACCCTGATCGAACTGGTGGCGGTCATCGTCATCCTGGGCGCGCTGGCGGTTGTCGCGCTGCCGCGTTTCATCAATCTGCAGGACGAGGCTAACGAGGCGGCGCTCGAGGGCGTTGCGGGTGCTGCAGGCTCAGCAATGGCGGTCAATCTTGCCGGCGTATTGGCGAGCGACCAGAACGCTGAAAATGTCGATAACTGTAATGACGTCGGCGCGCTTCTGCAGGGTGGTCTCGCCAGCAACTACGAAGCCGAAAACGAAACTATTAATCCTCCAAATGGTACCGAGGCAACCTGTACGCTGCGACAGGATGCAAATAATGAAGTGTTCAGCTCCGCCACAAATTCGACCACTTTCACGGGTTATTACGCGTCGAACTGAAGTCTCGCGGTAATGCTGGATGCGTGGCTCCGGGGCGGATTATTCCCCTCGGGGCCATTGCCTGCGGACGTATTGAGGATCTACTAGAAAAATCCAGTACTTTATTGTCCCCCGAAGCTGAGACTGGCGTTCGAGAGCGCGTGGAAGCACGGCATCGACAGGGGCACCGGTCACGGAATCAACCTCCGCGATGATGACCGGGGCGACTGATACCGGCGATACGGGCCCGCGGACCGGATGGTTCGGGATCCATTTCAAACACCGAATCTCGCTCGACGCGATTTCGCCTGTGTGCGTCCTCGTCGCCGTGGTCGTCGCATCGTTTTACAACGGCATCCACACTGACTATTACGCCGCCGCTGGGATCACGATCTGCGTCGCCATCGTATTTGCTGTCTGGAGTCCAGGCGCAAGGCCTGCGCTGTCGATCGGACCGGCAGGCTGCATGCTGGCCGCGCTTTTCCTCTGGACACTCGTCAGTACCCTGTGGTCAACGGTGCCCTACCTCACGTCCATTCACGCCGGGGCCATCGGTTGCGCGCTCGGCGCTTATCTTGTCGTCCGCATTCAGGGCGCAAGCGCTATAGCATCAGCGCTCACTGCAGGATTCCTCCTCACGGGAGGTTTCGCATTCTCTCTGTTCATGATTCTGCAAGCCCTTGCGGGGGAGCGGCCCGAAGGGACTTTCCTGAACGTCAACACCGCGGGTGCGTTCGTCAATCTCCTCTGGCCCGTCGCGGCCGCGCTTGTGCTGCACCCACGTATTGAAAAAAAGCCGAGACTAGTTCTTCTGGCACTTGTTACGACAAGCATTTTCGCTGTTGGTATCACTGGGGGGCGGGCGCTCGCCCTCGCGTTGATCGCGGCTGTCGCGGTCATGGCCATCGCCGCCCTCTGCTGGGGATATCGCCGCAAAGTCGCCGTGCTGGTGATCACGGTCGCTATTGCGCTCGTGCTCGCTCACGGGCTTAACCGTCTGCTCCCGGACAGCGGTATCCGCGGGCTCGGGCATCGTCTGACTACCCTGTCCGATCCCACTGCGGCGGGCGCTTCCCGACTGCGAATCTGGGAGCCCACCTGGCAGATGATCCTGGAGCATCCATGGCTCGGCTGGGGGCCGGGTACCTTTTTCCAAGCGTACACGGCATACCGGCCCTCGCAGGACGGGAGCGCGGGATTTCAGGCGCATAACGACTACCTTCAGGTTTGGGCAGAGTCCGGACTCCCGGGCCTCGTCCTTCTGCTGGGTCTTGCCGGTGCGTGTATCTATATCTACACCCGCGCCATGCGGCGCCCACCGGCAAGCAACGGCGATCGGGTCAAAATCATTGCAGCAGGCGGTGCACTCGCCAGCGTGGGCGTCCACGCGCTGTTCAGTTACAATCTCCAGGTACTCGTTTACCTGATCGTGCTGGCGATATTTCTTGCGATGCTCGATTCGACCGCAGCCACCCGGATCGTGACGGCGGTCCCCATCGCTCGCCTGCGCAGACGCCGTCTTCCCGCCGTTGCCCTGATTCTTCTGTTGGCAATTCCGGCCGTTCATCTCGGTACTGTGGCCACATCCCACCGGTACACTAACCGTGGGGTCACGCTTCTTGCCAACGGTGACTACCAAGCGGCTGATGAGGCGCTACGCACCGCCGCTCGTCTCTGGGATGCGCAGGATCTAGCACCGGGTCTGCAGGCCAAGGTTCGGAGCCGTGCTCTCGATACTGTCGAAGAGAGCGATATCGATCAGCGGCAGGCGTTGAAGCGCCAGGGGATTCAGCATGTTGAAGCCGCGCTGGAGCGGAATCCCCTGCGCGCGCTCCACTACCTTACGCTTGGCCGTATCCAGCTGGAGCCGCCCGGCGCCGATCTCGACGCCGCCGCCGCGAGCTTCCGGCGCGCATTGGCCCTGAATCCGCGCGCGGCGTCGGCACGGCGCGAACTCGCACTCCTGCTCCGAAAACGTGGCCGCGAAGACGAGGCGCTCGCAGTCGCCAACGCCGGCTTCGGCATGTACTACTCGCGTGCAAACCCGATTCCACTCATGCAACTCGGAATCGAGCTGCGATCGAGCGCTGGCGATCACGCCGGTGCCGAACGTCTCCAGACCCAGATACGCGAGCGCCGCGCACGGGCCGAAAGCCTCGACGAAGAGACAGGGGAAGTCCTCACCGCTGAGCCGGGTGATTCATAGCCGGATGAGTAATAAAACCAGTACAGCACCGGTGACGCGTCAGGCAGGCACCCCTCCCGGGACGATAGCGTAATGCTGTTCCGGTTGGCCTCTGCTGAAACCCCGATTGGATCGTCGCACGCCTGACGCCAATCTATCGCGCGGGATCCGCCACCAGGACGGTGTCTGTGTATGCCCGGCACCTCGACGAACTGACCGAGCACCGATGGGCCACTCCGCGGGGCCGCTTACGCCAGAGGCTGCGCTGTTCGCGGGGCTGGACGCCTCGCGCGATGTCATAATTCTGTTCTGGGCGAACCGCTTGTCATACGGCGCGCATGGTCCCGACCGGCGCGCGGATGGGGTGAATCTGGCATGCCGTGGTCGTCGGCGAGCATTTTGCATGCGACAACCGTTAGACTGACATAAGGTTTACCCAGACCAAATCGGTTCAGCGAGGCAGGCGGCATGCCTAGGCGCATACAAACCGCGATATCACGCGGCTTCACCCTCATCGAACTTGTGATTGCGATCGTTGCCCTCGCCGCGTTGGGTGCGGGTCTTGCCGCCGTATTCATCCAGGCCCCCGCGGCAAGCGCCGACCCCCAGATCCGCGCCCAGGCGCGTGCGATCGCCGAGGGCTACATGGAGGAGATTCTGCTCAAGGCCTACGAAAATCCGGAACCGGGTTTCGACGAAACCGGTGGAGTCGAGACCGAGGGCGGCAGCCAGGAGACCCGCGACGAATACGACGATATCTGGGACTACTGCAATATCGGCGGCAACAATGACTGCAGCCAGGGTATGGAGACGCCAACCAATCAAGATGGAAACGCCATGGCGGATAACAATGATGATGGCGTCGGGGTGTTGGACGACTACACCGTCGCGGTCGTGATCGAGGGAGACCATACGACCTCGGGTCCCGCGACGATCCGGGTCACGGTCGGCCACAGCACCGGCCGGGTGAACTACGAACTCGTCAGCCAGCGGGCGGATTACTGATCATGCGCGCGGTACGCGGCTTCAGCCTCATCGAACTGGTGACCGTGCTGGTGCTGATCGGCGCGCTCGCCGTGTTCGCGGTGCCGCGGCTCAACACGGGCGGGTTTGCCGGCTACAGCTTCCACGAGGAACTGCTCGCCGTCGTGCGCCACGCACAGAAGACCGCGACCGCATCGCGCTGCGAAGTAGAGGTGACAGTCGATAAAAACAATGACAGCTACGCGATAGTGTTCACGGGCGCAGGGCCGGATGGATGTCCACCCGCCGATACGCCGCTCATTGCGCCCGGCCGCGGCGGTAATCTCGCGGGAAACGCACCGAGCCGCGTCAACATCAATCAGGGCGCGCAGTTTATCTTCGACGGTTTCGGAGTGCCGAAATCAACGACACCGCCGCCCGAAATCACCATGACCACCACGATCGAGATCGACAATCGCCGCCGGATCGAGATCGAGGCGTTCACGGGGTACGTCCATGACTGATGCGCGCAGCCGCCACCGATCGATCCGGGGATTTACCCTGGTCGAGTACATCGTCGTGATCCTGATCATCGGCGTCCTCGCCGCCATCTCGGCGGTCTTCATCGTCCAGCCCTTCGAGGCCGCCCGCGACACGACCCGCCGCGCGGAACTGGTCGACGCCGCTGAGACGGCCCTGAACCGCATGACCCGCGAGATTCGCCTCGCCGTGCCCAACAGCGTGCGCATCAACGCCGGCGCCAATGCGCTCGAGTTCCTGCGTACGACAACCGGTGGGCGTTACCGGCGCCTGCTCGATGGTGATGGCAATGGTAATGTGCTGGACCCGACAGTGGACGCCAGCGAGCAACCCGCGACCTTCGACGTGTTGGGTGGGCTGCCGGATCCGGACGGTGACGTGGCCGCCAACACCCGTTCTGCCGGCCGTGACTGTGCCGAGGGTAGCGGTTACTGCATCGTCATCAACAACACCGGTCCGCGCGGCACCGATTTCGATGCCTACGACACGGGCAACAACGTCGCCGCGATCACTGCCACCAGCGGCCTTGGTGACAGCGACAGGACAAACGATACCCTGACCTTCGATACGGGGGGCGCCGGTGCGGCCGCGGCCTTTCCGGCCCATTCAGCCAGTCAGCGATTCCAGGTGATGGACACGGCCGTGACGTATGTGTGTACTGGCAGCCGCATCGATCGTCATCACGACTATGGCCTGAAAGATCCCCAGGAGGCGCAGCCTGGAGGCACCGTCAGCGAACTGGCACGCGACGTGGTGGACTGCGAGTTCACGTACGACGACGGCGCGGGCCAGCGCCATGGCCTGGTCACCATCGACATCACCATCCAGCGCGACGGGGAGACCGTGCGCCTCGTCGATCAGGCCCATGTGGTGAACGTCCCATGAAGCGGCCATCGAACCAACGCGGCGTCGCGCTTTTCACCGTCGTCTTCCTGATCGTGGTGGTCGGTGGCCTCGCGGTCTCGCTTGGCCTGATCAGCGGTCAGCAACAGCTCACGACCGTGCAGACCCTGGAGCAGACGCGGGCGTATTACGCGGCTCGGGCGCGCCTCGATACCCTGATCGCGACCGTGCTGGACCCGAGCAACAATTGCCCAGTATCGGCCCCGCCGCCCTTTGAGGGATTCACGATCGAACAAAGCTGTGATTCCTACAGCGTCAACGAAGGCGGCGCTCCTTATGAAATATACGAGCTTGAGGTGAGTGCCTCTAGCGGCAAAGCCGGCAGCGGCACCTTGGTGCACCGCTCCATCCGGGTTCAGGTGACCTCGGGCCCATGAATGCGATGATCGTAGGCCGGCTTTTGCCGAAGGCAACAGCCGGCGTTTGTGCGCAGCGGTCCGGCGGTGTGCGCCGGCTGGCTCCCTTCGGTCGCAAACCGGCCTACGGTGCGGGTTATGCGGGCGAATGGCGCAGGGCTCAGCGAAGCGAATGCGTCACCGATGCGACCGGGCGCCCGACACGATACCGGCAAGAGCCACATGGCCGAAGGCGATGACGCTATCCGGCGCTGGTGCCGTGATGGCGACGAGCGCTGGTTCGAACGCTTCTATCACGCCCATGCAACGCCGTTGTGGCGCATGCTCGTGCTTCGCGGTGTCGATCGCGACGCGGCCTACGACGTGGTCGCCGAGGCCTTCAGCCGCCTCATCCAGCAGGTCTGTCAGCGCCCGGAGGCGCCGCGGGCCCTGCTCTACCGTATTGCACTGAATCTGGTCACGGATCGGTTTCGCCGCAGCCGTGTCCGCGCCGTCTCCGATACTGATCCGGACACCCTCGGTCACGCCGGGCCACCCGTGGAACTCACCGAAGAGGCGCGGCGCCTGCTGACCCTGCTCGATCCCAGTGAACAGAATCTGTTGCTCATGCGTTACTGGCTCGGGATGACGCACCGTGAGGTCGCCGAGGTGCTCGAATGCCCCGAGGGCACGGTCCGGCGCCGTGCCGCGGCCCTGCTGCAGCGCCTGCAAGAGACGTTCGATGAGACCTGATCCGGACAAGGAGCGGCAGTGGCAGGCGAGGGTCGCTATCCAGCTGGCGGACGCCCCCGATCCCGATCCCGTGCGTCTCGCCGCGGGCCTCGCGGTGGCACAGGTGCGGGCGGTCCGCCGCCGGCGGGTACGAGTTGGCACGATCATCGCTGCGGTGGCCTTGTTCGCCGGCAGTGCGGCGGCCGCTGGCGCCTGGTGGCTCGGATATGCCGGCAGCAGCTACGACAACACGGCGCCTACGACCCCCGACGCGACCCCGCCGAAACAGCGGGCGCTCGAGCGGCGGCCGGCGTCGTCGTCGGACAACGAAGGTGCCGGCGAAAACGGGTCAACCAAGTCACCATCAGGGCGACGCGACGGCGCAAACGGTGCGGATGCTCGGGATCAGGATGACGAAACACCGTTCATCTACCGCCCCGCCGAATGACGTCGGCGTGGAAGAACGTCTTTATGGCGTAATCCGTGCCAGAGGCGGGCTTTGTGG
Protein-coding regions in this window:
- a CDS encoding prepilin-type N-terminal cleavage/methylation domain-containing protein, whose amino-acid sequence is MMNKQQGFTLIELVAVIVILGALAVVALPRFINLQDEANEAALEGVAGAAGSAMAVNLAGVLASDQNAENVDNCNDVGALLQGGLASNYEAENETINPPNGTEATCTLRQDANNEVFSSATNSTTFTGYYASN
- a CDS encoding O-antigen ligase family protein, which gives rise to MMTGATDTGDTGPRTGWFGIHFKHRISLDAISPVCVLVAVVVASFYNGIHTDYYAAAGITICVAIVFAVWSPGARPALSIGPAGCMLAALFLWTLVSTLWSTVPYLTSIHAGAIGCALGAYLVVRIQGASAIASALTAGFLLTGGFAFSLFMILQALAGERPEGTFLNVNTAGAFVNLLWPVAAALVLHPRIEKKPRLVLLALVTTSIFAVGITGGRALALALIAAVAVMAIAALCWGYRRKVAVLVITVAIALVLAHGLNRLLPDSGIRGLGHRLTTLSDPTAAGASRLRIWEPTWQMILEHPWLGWGPGTFFQAYTAYRPSQDGSAGFQAHNDYLQVWAESGLPGLVLLLGLAGACIYIYTRAMRRPPASNGDRVKIIAAGGALASVGVHALFSYNLQVLVYLIVLAIFLAMLDSTAATRIVTAVPIARLRRRRLPAVALILLLAIPAVHLGTVATSHRYTNRGVTLLANGDYQAADEALRTAARLWDAQDLAPGLQAKVRSRALDTVEESDIDQRQALKRQGIQHVEAALERNPLRALHYLTLGRIQLEPPGADLDAAAASFRRALALNPRAASARRELALLLRKRGREDEALAVANAGFGMYYSRANPIPLMQLGIELRSSAGDHAGAERLQTQIRERRARAESLDEETGEVLTAEPGDS
- a CDS encoding type IV pilus modification PilV family protein, with product MPRRIQTAISRGFTLIELVIAIVALAALGAGLAAVFIQAPAASADPQIRAQARAIAEGYMEEILLKAYENPEPGFDETGGVETEGGSQETRDEYDDIWDYCNIGGNNDCSQGMETPTNQDGNAMADNNDDGVGVLDDYTVAVVIEGDHTTSGPATIRVTVGHSTGRVNYELVSQRADY
- a CDS encoding pilus assembly FimT family protein; the encoded protein is MRAVRGFSLIELVTVLVLIGALAVFAVPRLNTGGFAGYSFHEELLAVVRHAQKTATASRCEVEVTVDKNNDSYAIVFTGAGPDGCPPADTPLIAPGRGGNLAGNAPSRVNINQGAQFIFDGFGVPKSTTPPPEITMTTTIEIDNRRRIEIEAFTGYVHD
- a CDS encoding type II secretion system protein; protein product: MTDARSRHRSIRGFTLVEYIVVILIIGVLAAISAVFIVQPFEAARDTTRRAELVDAAETALNRMTREIRLAVPNSVRINAGANALEFLRTTTGGRYRRLLDGDGNGNVLDPTVDASEQPATFDVLGGLPDPDGDVAANTRSAGRDCAEGSGYCIVINNTGPRGTDFDAYDTGNNVAAITATSGLGDSDRTNDTLTFDTGGAGAAAAFPAHSASQRFQVMDTAVTYVCTGSRIDRHHDYGLKDPQEAQPGGTVSELARDVVDCEFTYDDGAGQRHGLVTIDITIQRDGETVRLVDQAHVVNVP
- a CDS encoding RNA polymerase sigma factor yields the protein MRPGARHDTGKSHMAEGDDAIRRWCRDGDERWFERFYHAHATPLWRMLVLRGVDRDAAYDVVAEAFSRLIQQVCQRPEAPRALLYRIALNLVTDRFRRSRVRAVSDTDPDTLGHAGPPVELTEEARRLLTLLDPSEQNLLLMRYWLGMTHREVAEVLECPEGTVRRRAAALLQRLQETFDET